One stretch of Euphorbia lathyris chromosome 7, ddEupLath1.1, whole genome shotgun sequence DNA includes these proteins:
- the LOC136200723 gene encoding zinc finger CCCH domain-containing protein 14-like, with protein sequence MERSASPTMDPKSASTLSSISPSLDLSPPSDHHTEQFASSFTSLYHSIFPPKSSSFSESFSFSFTPSTSSPSSAALTDDFDIEHRLNQVRLDTEHRLNQARLVLEFQELTDYYELSLTRLQSLTKEIELLRQENVDLRLANSNLLKFLHIFSPIPRRFNSHVIVEPNRIEKRNPEKVTVPKSISVRSSGYLKVNRASASNGGQCTSSTRTRVTNHLDQLASKSVQPRVCVAGGSTRENASVEFDVYNQGMSKTEMCNKWQETGACPYGENCQFAHGIKELRPVIRHPRYKTQVCRMVLAGQVCPYGHRCHFRHSLTQQEELLLMAQR encoded by the exons ATGGAGAGAAGCGCGTCTCCAACCATGGACCCGAAATCGGCTTCTACTCTGTCATCAATCTCGCCGTCGCTTGATTTATCTCCGCCTTCCGATCACCATACTGAACAGTTCGCTTCCTCTTTCACTTCACTATACCATTCGATTTTCCCGCCAAAATCTTCTTCCTTTTCAGAGTCCTTTTCCTTCTCTTTTACGCCTTCTACCTCGTCCCCATCCTCGGCCGCATTAACTGATGACTTTGACATCGAGCACCGTCTTAATCAGGTTCGACTTGACACCGAACACCGTCTTAATCAGGCTCGACTTGTTTTGGAGTTCCAAGAGCTTACAGATTATTACGAGCTCTCTCTAACTCGCCTCCAATCTCTCACCAAAGAGATTGAGTTGCTTCGCCAAGAAAATGTTGATCTCAGATTAGCAAACAGCAACCTACTCAAGTTTCTTCATATCTTTTCTCCTATTCCACGCCGCTTTAACAGCCATGTGATTGTGGAGCCAAACAGGATCGAAAAGAGGAATCCAGAAAAGGTAACGGTGCCAAAAAGCATTTCTGTCCGCTCTAGTGGTTATCTCAAGGTGAATCGAGCTAGTGCAAGCAATGGCGGCCAGTGTACTTCTTCAACTCGGACACGAGTTACGAATCATCTAGATCAACTCGCCTCTAAATCG GTGCAACCCAGAGTATGTGTGGCAGGAGGAAGCACGAGAGAGAACGCATCGGTGGAGTTCGATGTATACAATCAAGGGATGTCGAAAACAGAGATGTGCAACAAATGGCAGGAGACTGGTGCATGTCCATATGGCGAGAATTGTCAATTTGCGCATGGAATCAAAGAGCTGCGTCCGGTCATAAGGCACCCAAGGTACAAGACACAGGTTTGCAGGATGGTTCTAGCTGGTCAAGTGTGTCCCTATGGTCACAGGTGCCACTTTCGCCACTCTCTTACTCAGCAGGAGGAGCTACTGCTAATGGCCCAACGTTGA